Genomic DNA from Hordeum vulgare subsp. vulgare chromosome 2H, MorexV3_pseudomolecules_assembly, whole genome shotgun sequence:
CCCCTTCTTCAGAAAGAAAAATCAATGGATGCAATCAGCTTTCAAATCCAAATGAAAACCCAAATTTTCTAGTGAGAAACATACACCATGATTTGGGCACTTGTAGAACACACGTCCTGGATTAGCTTCTGATCTGGAAACGCACCGAACTGTGCGACGCATTTGACAGCATGGACACGAAACTAACGGCAGCGGTGACCTGAGAGGTGCATGTCGTCTGGGTCCTAAAGCTACTGGGAGCGGTGCAACCGACGAGGAAGCCTTCAATCTCTTGCCACCCGACGAGCTTCCGGCGAGAGACATGGCGGCTGGAGAAGAGAGCTGGGGGAGAGCAAACCTAGGGACTGGGAATAGAAAGACAGAGTATTTATAAGGGTTCAGATGCAAATATCCACGACCCAGACGAGAAAAGGACCTAGAATGAATCACTTACGTAACATTTAGGACCCAGACGTGCATTTCCATAGATTTGGGACCAACTTGACACATCTCGTAAACTTTGAGGACCGTTCATGCATTTAACTCGAGAAACATTATCTCATcttatttattcatgatgttgactATAATGCTAAAAACTACATGAATGGCAACGTTTATCAttgatatgtgccactagtgcaccagTTGAGCCCTTATAACATCAATTCAGACAACTTTGTAAGATTTTTTCTACCATTGCGTCCCTAATCCATCTTTTTTATACATTGTTTTTAAGCAAACTAGTTTGCTAATTATATTATTATTACTAATGTCTTTCAACACGTACTCCCACCAGAGACTGTGTCTAAATGGATGTTTACCATCGGCGTTTTGCAAATGGTTAGCTTACGGCCAACTCCGATTATTTACCGTGGTAAATACAGGATATCTCAATGTGAAGACACTCTGAAAATCAAAGGATGGAGAAATGCAATACAAGCATCCACGATACCATTTGGAGAGGAATATTTGCGCATCCCAAAAGTTGAAGATAGGTTGATCTCTGTTCTTCAATATGAAGGTGTAGGAGTTCGCCTTTATTATACttttttacctaggagagagCAGTAGTTACTGTTTCAACCTTGTGATAACTTGGTCACTTGTTGTATGATAACAACCTGAGGAGTTCatctttttatgctattttacctaaaATGATGAAGAGCTTTTTAACTAGTATGTACAATGATGGGGAGTAATACGATGTCGTGTAATGCTTTCTTCATTGTTATATATACGTACTAGCTAGCGTCTAGTTGACACCGACCGAAAATATCAACAAGCGTAAGGAAGCAAAGATGAtgaacacaaaaataaaaaagggaaacacaatatgaaaccccgaAACCCTCCAGAAACCCCTCTTTAAAAAAAACGTCTGGCAGCTGTTGACGTGTGGCCGTCTTTTAGTCTcgattggtgtcaccaaccgaaaCTAAAGATCCCCGTCCTTGACACCCCAAAACTGCCACGTGAAGCACTGTTAGGCCAGGTTTATAACACAATTGGACTAAAAATTTTGACATTTTGTTCCGATTGTTTAGTCCTGGTTGGAAAACCAGAACTAAAGGTCTCGTCCCTAGCATCCCAAAACAGCCACGTGAAGCACTATTATGTCCAGTTTGTAACACAACCGAACTAAAAATTTCGACATTTTATCCCGATTGTTTAGTCTTGGCTTTTCAATAGGGCCTAAAGATCctttaaaaccgggactaatgacctgTTTCCCACTTTTAATATGCAAGTACCTGATGTGCTGCGACTCAGTCAGCCCCACATTCGCAGCTAAGGCACGCGGCATCGGCCACCGGCAAGAAGGCAAGCAGGCGGCATCCATCACCGGCGCTGTTGGCAACAGTTATGAGAGGTGGGTGGGTGGGTGTGGGTGTGGGTGTGGGTGCCACAGGAAGGAAGATGATGGTGGGTGTGGTGTGGGAACGCTGCTTGCTTCCTCCTCCCTTGTATAAGCTGCCTTCACTAATCAATTTCCGTGTGAACGTCCAAGGCAAATTCGCTCCATACAAATTCGCATCATCAAATCAAAACTCAAGAGAGAAGCATCAACGCAAAGACAAACTAAAGATGGAATCAGTCAAGGAGTTGGCCATCCGCTGCTTCGAGATGCTCTGCCCGGGCGCCGACGACGATTACCACGCCATAGCCCGGAGGCTCGGCCTGATGGAGCCCGATTACGCAGCCCAACGGGCGGAGGCAGCGGCGTTGAAGGCAGCGGAGGCGGAGGCAGCGGCCTCGGCCGCTCGATGGGACGAGGCCGATCATGCCGCCGCCCACGACGGCCTGCAGGCGTTCGCCCTCGGCCTAAACAAGCGCCTCTGTGACCTCAACGCCGGCAGGAGCCACAACCTGGCCTTCTCGCCGTTGTCTGTCTACGTGGCCCTCTCGCTGGGGGCTGCCGGCGCACGAGGACGCACCCTCGAGGAGCTGCTGGCCATCCTCGGCGCTCCTTCGCCGGACCTCCTCGCCGGCCATGTCTGCGCGCTGGCCGAGCAGGCCCTCGCCGACCGGTCCCAAAGGGGTGGCCCGCGCATCAGCTTCGCATGCGGCGTGTGGCACGACACCACCATGCCCCTCCGCTCAGCCTACCGTCACGTCGCCACCGAGTCGTACAAGGCCGTCACTCGCGCCGTCAACTTTCTTGACAAGGTGATCACTCATTTCACCTACTCCTAGATTTCTAAAGAATTTTCATGcactgacggagggagtatgtactaCAGATACGTCGTTATTAACTATGTATCCTTGGTTGTGGTGGTACGTGCAGCCGGAGGAGGCAAGGCAGCAGATCAACGCATGGATCGCCGCATCGACCAACAACCTCATCCCATCCATCCTCAGCCCAGGCACGTTGTGCCACCGCACCACCCTGCTACTCGCCAATGCCATCTACTTCAAGGGCAAGTGGAACAAGCGATTCAACAAAGGGCGCACCAAGGCCGGCAAGTTCCACCGCCTCGACGACACATCCGTCTACTCGCCCTTCATGCGCGGCATCGGCGACCACAGAATCGCGTGCCATGACGGCTTCAAGGTGCTCCAGCTCCGCTACGAGCAAGGACGCCCCTTGTCGGGGCCGATCTACTCGATGTGCGTCTTCCTCCCGGACGCGCGTGATGGGCTATGGTGGCTCACCGGCAAGATCGCCAGCGACCCCGACTTTTTGCTCAAGCACCTGCCGACGAGCGACGTCGAGGTCGGCGACTTCCGGCTGCCTAAATTCAAGGTCAACTTCCGCATGACGATGAATAACATTCTCCGGGACATGGGGCTCAAGGTTGCTTTCGAGCCTGGGAAGGCCGACATGTCGGGCATGGCGGACGACGGCGCGGGGCTGGCACTGCAGGACGTGATTCACCAGGCCGTCATCGAGGTGAACGAGGAAGGCAGTGAGGCCGCGGCTGCCAccgtgatgacatgtatgttcgCTTGTAGTCGGGACCCAGCAGTGGACTTCGTCGCTGATCATCCATTTGCCTTCTTTGTCATCGAGGAGGTGTCCCGTGCCATCCTGTTCGCGGGGCACGTCGTTGATCCCACGATcaagtgatatatatatatatatatatatatatatatatatatatccttggATTTATGTATGGTCTCGTGATTTGATCTACTTTAATAAGTTAGTTTTCTACATACACTtagtttcttctttcttttagggGAAAGGGAATTTCATTCTTGTTTCAGATTATCCCTTCACTCTCCCCTTTCAATTTCATTCCTCCCATTTCCTCTTCCTTCCATTTATTCTCTGGTCGAAGCGGTTTTCGGTGGGTGGAGACGTATTGCCCATCAATCAAGCACTACGGCAATAAGAGCATTTACAGCCAGGGGTCTCCAGGGCTGGGACCGGCCTTGGTGTATGGCCGTGGCCAGTTAAgttaatgtgtggcgcctaagcgttcggcgccacacattacaatgtgtgacgcctgaggcttagtcgTCACATGGCCTGGGGGTGGGCCCtccctgccaggtggtcggggggtgtggggccgaacggctaggcgtcacacagtgtagtgtgggaccgaacggctaggcgtcacacagtgtagtgtggcgcctaggtgtcgggcgccacacaaaaggatcAGCCGGGTGAAATATTTTCTTCGAAgggtcactccgtgagttctttccccccacaggtcatttttgtcaattttgtcgTGACTCGGCGCCTTGGGCGCAGCTGGTTGCCGCCTCTACACGCGTCGCTCGAAAGTTCGGCAACCCGGCCATCCACCGTGCGTACACTTGTAATGAAATGATTTTGAGTATAAATTTCTTGGTAAAAAACCTTCACCCAATTTTGAATTGTCAAGACAAGAGCTTTATGTA
This window encodes:
- the LOC123429020 gene encoding serpin-Z2A-like → MMVGVVWERCLLPPPLYKLPSLINFRVNVQGKFAPYKFASSNQNSREKHQRKDKLKMESVKELAIRCFEMLCPGADDDYHAIARRLGLMEPDYAAQRAEAAALKAAEAEAAASAARWDEADHAAAHDGLQAFALGLNKRLCDLNAGRSHNLAFSPLSVYVALSLGAAGARGRTLEELLAILGAPSPDLLAGHVCALAEQALADRSQRGGPRISFACGVWHDTTMPLRSAYRHVATESYKAVTRAVNFLDKPEEARQQINAWIAASTNNLIPSILSPGTLCHRTTLLLANAIYFKGKWNKRFNKGRTKAGKFHRLDDTSVYSPFMRGIGDHRIACHDGFKVLQLRYEQGRPLSGPIYSMCVFLPDARDGLWWLTGKIASDPDFLLKHLPTSDVEVGDFRLPKFKVNFRMTMNNILRDMGLKVAFEPGKADMSGMADDGAGLALQDVIHQAVIEVNEEGSEAAAATVMTCMFACSRDPAVDFVADHPFAFFVIEEVSRAILFAGHVVDPTIK